In Papaver somniferum cultivar HN1 chromosome 9, ASM357369v1, whole genome shotgun sequence, the genomic stretch CATGCAGAATCAAATGGTAGGGTGATATTAAGGAACTGAGATCACTCGCTGTCTGCTTCAGAATGGTCAGGTTTGAGCCTTGATAAGTTAGTAGTATTATAAGACTAGTATTATCAACAAACAAACAATAAGAATTTTAGTTTTCATGTTTGAACCTTAATTAGCTGTAAGTTGCTCATTTGCATCGAATGAATTGCTTTTTAAGGATCATGTGTCTAATATTGTATAGTTAGTTGCTGTTCCTGCTTCCAGTTTAGTTAATGTCCTTCAGAATTGCAGTGGGCATCCATATCAAAGTGATTGTTAATTGTTATCAATTTTGTGATCCATGTATCCATTCATTTATGGATCTGTCATCCTTTCAAACTGCTTGCTTACTCTTAATCCTTGAAATAGAAAATATCTGGTTTTCAGTCCTACCCTTTTACCGGTTGATCAACAGAAGTACAGAACAGTGCACAGACCACAGGATAGGGGTCTTGTGGCGCAAGATTTTCCAGTGTGCTCTTTACCTGTCCTTACCCATGTTCCCAATGCTCATATGTTTATAGAAGGCCGTGGTAATCAAGAGAGCAACTCCATGACTAGGAATTGGCTTCATTCAGGGTTTCCTTAATGATGACCACTTCAACTGACCTGATGCACATTGTCTCACGGAGCGAACATCCTTTGTCCTTACAATGTATGGATGTAACCTGCAATTACATTTTTTTCCACGCTGCATAGTGTATAAACTCAACATGGTGTGTTCTTAATATTCCTTTATAATGTCTTTCTTTTTTATGGGTATTATATTTTACTCGAAATTTGCTGCATCTCTATTTGTGAATGTTAATCATTTGTTTTCTGCCTACTTCTTGACCATAAGTTCATTTTGTAGTTATTTTTTCTCACCCTAACGTTGTAATTTGATTCTGTAATCTTAAGTTTGTTTTATGAATCTGATAATACTAGCTGTGTCAGTTGTAAAATGTTTAGAGTTCCAATTTCCAAATTTTCCATATTTACAATTTGCATTTGTTCTTCTATTTCCTCTACTATGAATATGATATTCCAATGACAGGGTAGTCCACTTTGCAACTTCTTTGACGACAGCGGCTATGAAATGCAAAcgcattttttttttactttttgactTGGCCACTGTGAACTACAGCACCAAAGACCAAACTAGTTCTTACGCTCAACTGGAAGAGAGCCTTGTATGTTTTCAAAACATGGTTTGGGGACAGATCAATTTTTGATCAGTTTTCTAGTCAAAAGGGAAACTGGTCATACTGTGTATAAATCCATTAAGAAACAATTCTTGGCAAACACCGTCTCATTCCCATTTTTACTGCAAAATGTGAATGTTACTGCCGAAGTTTTTACTGTTTCTGAGCACCCCAACAACtaaattcaaaattttggttaAAATATCCCGCCACCGCCAAATTCTGTTCAAAAAATTTCATTCTGAAGTTTTCAACTttgaatttgaaattttgaaCTCCGCCAAAAAATTTCAACCAGATTCGGAATCTTATAGACCGGTATCAGCCGTCGATTACAATAAAACTCAATCCCTCTTATCTGTACGACACCCAATAgaaaaacagcaaagaactaaaacCACAATCTCCCCCAAAAACAATCTCTTCCTCTATAAATCCCCCATTCCCGAACCCAATTCCTCACAAATCAATTCTACAATTCTCTCAGAAACCTCAATTTATCagatctctgcaacttcatttcTAGAAAATGGCTCGTACTAAGCAAACTGCTCGTAAATCAGCATCAGCGACCGGAGGAGTGAAGAAACCACACAGATTCAGGCCAGGAACTGTTGCTCTTCGTGAAATCAGGAAATACCAAAAGAGTACCGATTTAAGGTTAGTTCGTGAGATCGCTCAAGATTTCAAAACTGATTTAAGGTTGCAGCTCTAACAAGCAGCTGCTGAAGCGTTTTTGAAGATACTAATCTCTGTGCGGTTCATGCTAAAAGGGTTACGATTATCCTAAAGACATTCAACTTGCCAGAAGAATTAGAGGTGAACGAGCTTGATAATCTCTAGTTTCTTAGTAAATGTATTGAAGATTATGGATCTAGGATCTGTCTTTTTATTTTGGAATGTTGGAGGATTTGATTGATCCTCAGTATTGCTGTCTTATTTCATCCTTTTCGTGAATCCCCCAATTTCGATTGAATTAACTCCCCATTTCCAATTGGATTGAAGCCCTGAATGTTGGAGGATTTGATTGTCCTTTGAAACCGTCTTCATTGCTTGTACATTATTACACCACGACCTGCCCATTTCTGCTTGATGTTGCTGCAATCTCTTGGCAGTGCAAACCCTCTCCTCGCTTCTCATTGCTCATGTAAAGCTCGTGCGAATGTAATGTGCTGGACAAAAGCTCATTCCTGGAGTGGATGTGCTGATTTTCACATCTCAATCCGATTTACAGCATTATAGGTAATCCAATACTATTACCATACCTTTTGGTTTTTTGGGTTTACTAGACCTTTTATTTGAATCATTCATTTGACGAGATATTTGGTTTGCAAGCATAATGTGTTTCATACCTTTTGGTTTTTTGGCAGAATGTGACTAATGGTGTTTATGGCAGTATCAAGCATCATCAGTGAGGAGAGGGTTTGATGGACCACCAACACGAACGGGTCATCATCACCAGTATTATTCGCAAAGGTCCTCCATTTCAGATGTCTCATCGATGGAGTGAGCATCTGACGCATGCCCGCATCTGGAGTGCATACCGTGTCTCCTGCAGAGTGGTCAAATACTACCTCTTTGCTTCTATTACAATCTGAGCAATAAGCCAAGGTATGTGCAGGTACAGTAACAGTAGTTGCATATTTCTGTATTATTTTGATATGCAATCATAATGTAGCATATGAGGCTATAAGCGGTGCTAGTGGTATCATTAGGACTCCAGTTATGTGGAAAAAAAGGGATGAAAAGAGccataacaaagacaaaagcctGAGGCGAGGCGAGGCAAGGCGTGCCCCATATCTTAAACCCAAGTGCCTTTTGACATTCAAATCTCACGTGACAGAAGTGCTCCTGCAAGTAAACCGTCTTCCCCTTCCACAAATTCCCTCCCTATAAAAACATGAGACTAGTAGTATATCAATTTATCAAATCACTCTCTCTAAATCAGAGAAattcagagaaaccttcaaccaAGAAAACTCATCAATACCCAGTAAGTTagtttcaaaaatctactttgaaATTAACCAGAATCCTCAAAGAAAATCGTCCAAAACTAAACCAAAGAAGCAGCTTCGATAGAGTTTCAAGAAACTGTGATAATGGAAGATAGGAGAGGAAaaaatgttgttgatggtggtggtggaaaatcTGAAAGTGATGAACAAGGAACAAGTAGTAGGACAACATTAGCTGAGTTGTTTTCTCAACCCCATGATCAAGAAGATCCAGCAGATAAgaaagaagatgataaagaagGTGAAAATCAAGAAGCGCGTATTACAACAGTAGCTGAGTTATTTTCTCGAGAAGCTGATGAAGAAGAACCAGCAGATAAGAAAGAAGATGATAGCAGTAGCAGCAGTAGAAAACAAGAACGTGTTAGTATTACTGAAAAGGGGAGTAGTTCTTCTCGTCAACATGATCATGATTCAAACCCACTGCTGAGAGCTCATCTTGAACCACAGTTAAAATTGTTAAGGGATTGCAAAGATGAAGTCAAGGATTTGGAAAAAGATATAGAAGCTCTGCAACAATGTTATGAATTGGGTggtgatgaaaatcctctgatTCAACGTATTTCTTCTTCTGACTTTAAAGAATTGAGTGCCAATCTTGATGCAAAATTACAGGCGTTGAAGAATAGTATTGATAAGAAGaaagaattggaagaagaaatcaaagaattGACAGAACAAGTAGAATTTGGTTGCAATCTTATAGTTCAGTGCTATGCTGGAATTAATCAACAGGAAGCGATTCCAGCTGAAGGTGAAGCAAAAGCAACAGATAATCCAAACATAGGTATTTTGTTTGCCATTACTCCAAAATATAGTGGCCATGCCATAGAATTTTATTATAAAGAAGCAAATTCTGATATAGTACTGCATAGTGTATCTACGGATTGTCCCCAAAAGTGGAACAAACTGGCCATGCAGTTACCCAGTCTATCTACTGGAAAGAATTTCTTCGAGTTTGTTGGCTCCTGCAATGGATTGATATGTTATAGAACTCAAACGTATTGGTTCTCAGATGTTACATGCGTTTACAACCCATTTACCACCGAAAGCGTTGCTGTGTTTAACGAGACGAGTGCGTCCTTCAAGTGTATTGGTTTCGGATACTGTATTTCCACCAAGAAGTACAAGCTAGTCAGAATTTGTGAAATCGACTTTGGTGAGCGACGCTTTCAAGTAAACTCTCTAGGTGAGGGCAGAAAGTAGAGAGACAAACCAAAGATTCCATATGCATTTTTGAAGCCAGGCATTGCTGCGAATGGAAGTCTGCATTGGTTGATCGATACAGGGTCTGGCATTGAGATTATAGCTTTTAGTTTAGCAGATGAAACATTTGGTTCCCTGCAGTCACCAGTTCAGCCTCTCCACTCCACTTCCTATATTTGCAGTACACTCGAAGGGGATCTCTGTTTGTGTATACCATACACAGAGCAAAGTGAATATATGATGGATATATGGGTGTTTAGTACTAGTTTGGAAGCAACTTCCCCCAGCTCTTTTATTTGGAACAAAATCTTCAGTAGGAAGGTAAATCTAGAATCCGAATGCCGACTATTATCCTCAACAGACAGTAGAATACTCCTATGGGATTGGCTAGCTCGCGTCCTATCTTGTTATGACTTTAAAGCAACAATTTCCAAAGAGCTATGGTCCACTGAAGGCTATAAATATGTCCACGCAACTCCTTGTATTAATACTCACTTTTGAGGATTTCTTGTTATGAAATCAACTCAATAAGTTCTAGTTTTGATGCAAGAATAGTTCACATTTTGTCAAGCAAGTCCCAAGAAGATGATTTCTATGATGCTGATACAGATTAATGGTTCTTTTGGCTCAACATTCTTTGGCGGTGCTCCTTGGATCTTCATTAGGCGATTTTATTGTTTCTCATTATTAGTAATTGCATCAGTTTTGAGGAATTCTTGTTTTGAATTGAGctcaattagttcttgttttgGATGTAAGGATAGTTCACATTTTGTCAAGCAAGTTCTGAGAAATGACTTGATTTCTTTTAGCCAAATTCCTGACAGTGTTTGAGTTACATTTTCATTATTTTGGGTCTAGTGCAATTCTTAAGTAATGTCAATGAtcatttcttccatttactctattttgtttgttcattttttttctcCCCTAAATTATCAGCTGCTTTTTGAGTGCGTTTTTGTAaggaatttcttctacagatgtCGAGTTTGATTGATAGTACAGAGCATGTTAGAGTCTTAGGGCTGGGAATGTTATGTCTTGGTTTGAACAGGCAATAGCTAGGTTCTGTGCCCCAGACATAAGCAgaagtttgaatttcagaattggtTTGAATTTCAGGCAATAGCTAGGTTCTGTCAGAAGTGCTGGATTCAGTTCAGATATCGGAGATTTCACAATGTTGCCGAATGGCACAGGCAAAACATAAGATAATTTCCACGGGGTTCCAGCTACAAAGTCAGACACCGCATAAGCAATTGTGAATTTCCATAAAAATTTAAGCACATACGAGATGGCTTCCAATTATCAGCTAAAATCTTTTATTCAACACCTGATCCTCAGGATGCTGTTGCTAGGAAGACagtttttttcttttcgttttgACCCTTTCAATTGTGCAGTCACACCATTTTTCACCCCAACTGGTAGCATTATACTTAAGCAAGGGCGTTAAATACTTCAACTGTGAATAGCTTGTTCCATGATTTTACATCTCATCTTGCTTCATCTCCCTCACATCTGCACCAACCTCAGGATCAAAGCCAAGCAAGCACAGAGATCCTCCTAAAACACACAAACTCATTCCAGCATTTTCATCACTCAGGTAATTAAGGCTGTGGCATCTGGTTAACTTAACAGGCTTTCCACATCTGCTATCCAGTGCAGAGCTCCGTTAACAGGCATCCGAGCCCTATCAGGTACATTTCGGTGAACAAGAGTATCGATATAGATTTCCTCAACTCCTTTCCATTTGTTATTTTTCAACGGATACACCATAACCTCATAACTACCTTCAAAATTCCCAATTCCATACTCTGCGTAACTCAAGCATTTTTCCGCTTCTGAAAATGTTGGAAATGGTATCTTCTTACACTCGTGTTGTTGGATTCCATAAGATAAGAACAAGCGATTAATACTTACTAACATgccttaaaaaaaaacaaaaaaaaaacaggccaTTGCAACATCCAAAGAAGTCAATTCCATCCTGGTAAGATCTAACTGGGTGCATCACATGGCTAATGAGGATGGATTGTAAGTAAGTCACTTGTTCAAGCAcctaaaagtaaaatacacagtgTTTTTAGTATTCAAAGAACAAGTACTCAATGTTAACAGTATTAGTATTGTACTACTCATTGTTGACAATCACTCAAACAAACAAGCAAAtcgagccaatcttacaattcaTTGAGAAAACATGAAAAATTAAAAGAGCCCATGATTTTCGCTGATTTCAATCAAtgataaaatcaaaaagaagataaaactaaTTTGATCAGTTCATAGTTGTGTGTgttttcaacaaagaaaaaaaagagcaaAACAAAGATAAAGCGCATTGGAAAGTGTTAGCGAGAGATAGTACCTGCAAGAATGGAGGTGTTGAGATGTATGAATCCCTGATCTCTGAACTCCGGAGAGAAGTTTGGGCAGGTGGAGCAAAGACTGCTTAGGATTTTATCACTTTGAGCCGAGGGTCAGTGTCTATTTTACTGGGGAAGTGGGGATTGAGTCTCGACTCTTGAGAACCCATCTTTGGGGGGTGGGTGCGACTCTATTGAAAGATTTTGACCAGCACTTTACACGTGTATATAAATGGTTGGATTTGGTGGGGCATATACAAGATAACTTTTGGTAGAGTGGGTAGTATTTAAGGTGCACGAAATGTTTATGCTTACGGTTAGGCCCGCACTTCGGCCGGTCGGCACGGTTTTTGGCCAATACTGGTCAGCGAGCCGACTATAGGACGGTTTTCCATACTGAAACCGTGGAACAGTCGACCTTTCTTTGGTACAATTTTTAATCGATCTGAGTCGGCTTGGTCGGTGACGGTATTTAGGCCGATTTTCTGGCAGATTTGTGTTGTCGGAATTAGTTCTTGAAACTGCAAATTCTTTTCTAACTTTCTATCATGTTCAACACGCTTTCATCCATACAAAGGCTgtagatttcaattatacaaccaTTTCGAAATTTTGGGTACACAAATTTACAGTATAATTCATGAAGAATATAACTGATATTCAAATCAACTCATCCACTGATTCACAAAGAACATAGAACCCCAAACCATGAAACAACCAAAATTAAAGACTAGGGTTTAGAAactcaaaaaataacaaaaattaaaCAATTGATTAATCCATACATCAAAAGCAAAATAGGTTGTAAGCATAAAATTCAACTTTAAGCTTCACTGTTAACATTAAATGAATCAATCCATGGAGATGATTACTTTATTagtatatttttcttccaaaattaAACGATTGAGAAGAAAAAGATGATGGAGAGCAGGTCGTGGTGATGGAAGTTGGAGTTGGTGGTATATGTGAGAGCCTGAGAGAAGAAGAGGCGCTGAAGTGAAGAAAATTTGAGAGAGAATGTGATTTAATTTTCTAAGGTTAGGTTAAACttaatatcatatatatatatgtaaatggACGGTTATGATTAAAAGTAATATTGAGATCAATGGCCAGAATTTTGCCGGTTTATTTCAGCTCGGCTCGGCCGGTTTTGGACTTGAAACCGTGCATCGAGCCGTTAGATCAACGGTTTCGATTCTTATAACTGTCACCGGCCGTTGGATGAACGGTTCAACACGATTTTTGGCCGGTTCTGTAGGTCCCGGTCGGGTTTGTCGGCCCGGTCGGTTTCTTGTGCAGGCCTACTTACAATATTTCATATCCTCATCTTTCTTTAGGAAGAACTTAACTACTTTAAGAGCTAAAGATTAGTAATCCGAAGAGTAGCTCTGCTAAGAATCAAAATACATTCTCGAATTTGTGATATTTAGTTATGTATGTTTTTGCAAAATGCACTCCATATACCTACCAGTTCACTAAGTTCATACCCCAAATTCACATTCCGTCGACATAATAGTTTTTCGTTGACCTATTCTTCCTAGGTTCCAGAAGAAAGAAATCCACGCGAAGAAAAAAAAGGCATAAAAATAACACGAAAGCCTTCCAAGTGAGTTCTTCAATATGAGAGAGATTTCATGTGTGTTTGTTTTGTCCCGACTCATATGAGTCGTCTGAAATTGACTTGTCTGGATCTGACTGATTTCAGTTGATTCAtttggatctgactcaatatgtttatttttttgaGTAAAATCTGATTCATTTGACTAAAAAGTATCCTCGTTTGATTGGGGGACATGAGttctaattgggggccatgaaATTTTGTTTCCCCCCCAAATTTTTGATGGGTGTATAAATCTTGTGAcgaatatactattttaccctttacTAATTAAAAAACAGTTTTACTAATTAACCACCCTAATTAAGGTCCCCAATCTATATACCCTAatctaaacaaaagagaaaatcagtttttcttcatcttcatcttcctctcccTCCTTTCtcttttccaccaccaccattaacgacTCCACCGAGGGAAAACAATTTCTTCAACCGATTCATCATCGTTGATGATAAAACTTTGATCGACGATTAACTTCATCTACAAACATGGCTAAAAAAAAGACCGCTCGCAAAGCACTTCAAATCCCTAATCTTGTAGATACGGTAAACGCAAAGGTGTATGTGAGAAGAACTCATGAAGCTACAAAATCGAAACCCAAAAAGAAAACGGCTCCAATTATAAGGTATCTGAACTTAAACCCATCTCCTATTCGATGTTTTGGTtgtgttttgattgtgtaatcgagATTGGTAACTGAAAGTTAGAAGTTAGAGAGTGAAAGTCGTTAGTATCGACAAATAATACCCTAACGACTGTTAGTTTGCATGTTTTTTTATGAAAAATTGTTAACCTGttaggttgaagatgacgactgTAGATCTGCTACTTCAATATTCTGTTCCCTAGAATAGAGTCGTTAccatattaggttgaagatgacgactTATGTCCGACGACCCTTACTTATTGCTTGACGACTATGGGTTGAACTCGAACAACCATCTATTGAAAAAAAATGATAGAGTCGTCATCTTAGGTCCCAAAGAGTCGTCATTTATCTATATTCCCTAGAGTCAGTCATCCATATTATAAGATCGTCATTGCTATTTTGACGACCCATTTTTAAACAATAACGACCCTTTTTGAACCAAACTCACCTTCTATGTCCAAATTTTTTTAAAGAGTCGTTGCCGTGTAAAGACTTGAGTCGTTACCCATTCATGAAGAGTCGTTAGTTTTTTAGACCATCCCATTGACGACCTTTAACTGATTCCATAAAGTTTATgtcttattagttttttttttccgtgTTTGGATTGTAGTGCCAAGAAAACCAAAGATAAGGTTGAAATAACAGTAACTTATCCTTCCAGAACTCCCGGCCACGATAGATACCTACTTGCCGGTCCATTACGCGGAAGAAGGCCGAGTGAGGTATCATTTTCTAGAACCGAACCAAGAGACAAAGGTAATGAGTTGTCCGATTCCTTAGAATCAGACTCTCCTATTGTTTCCGCTAACACTAGtggtgaagaagaggaagaagaagagatccaATAAGAAGAGATCCAAGAACAAGAGATACAAGAAGAATAgatacaataaaaatatatacaagaagatggtaatggtggtgatgaGGAAGAGGAAGGGTATAAAGGGAATAATGATGGTGATGAGGAGGGAGAAGAGGATGAAGGGGATGATGCTGGTGATAAGGATGAAAGTAATGATGCTGGTGATAAGGATGGAGAGGATGTTGCTGGTGATAAGGAGGATGAAGAAGACGATGGTAAAAAAGATGTAGAAGCTGAGGAAAAGAATGCAAAGCCGAAGCCGGTAAAGAGGGTTAAGAAGGATGGAACAGATATTGCACCCAGCGCGAGACACATTCCCGAGACTCATATGATGTTGTCTCCTCTTCGAAGTGGTAAATGTAGAGGAGAACCTAAAGATGACGGTAAAGTTCCATTTGGATATCCTGGATCGTGGGATCATACCATCTATGAGACTATCGTAAGAATCCCATATTTTCTTGCTATTTGATTAGTTGTAGTTaactttctattttttttaatatttattcgtttatgttttgtaggatcataagaatgctGTACGTCTTTTCAGGCACCAATcttcttttaaaaaaatgaaTTTGTGGCCGCTAGAAGGTGAATGTGCAGGAGTTAGAAAGCATGTTGAAAACTCTGGTTTGTACAATGCAGTTGTGAACTATGTGA encodes the following:
- the LOC113309495 gene encoding uncharacterized protein LOC113309495, encoding MEDRRGKNVVDGGGGKSESDEQGTSSRTTLAELFSQPHDQEDPADKKEDDKEGENQEARITTVAELFSREADEEEPADKKEDDSSSSSRKQERVSITEKGSSSSRQHDHDSNPLLRAHLEPQLKLLRDCKDEVKDLEKDIEALQQCYELGGDENPLIQRISSSDFKELSANLDAKLQALKNSIDKKKELEEEIKELTEQVEFGCNLIVQCYAGINQQEAIPAEGEAKATDNPNIGILFAITPKYSGHAIEFYYKEANSDIVLHSVSTDCPQKWNKLAMQLPSLSTGKNFFEFVGSCNGLICYRTQTYWFSDVTCVYNPFTTESVAVFNETSASFKCIGFGYCISTKKYKLVRICEIDFGERRFQVNSLGEGRK